One Halobaculum roseum DNA segment encodes these proteins:
- a CDS encoding hydantoinase B/oxoprolinase family protein, translating into MSLKSTDEPSVEDVMNNDERKRLARAWVDSGDFDQVTAEVTQMRNTNITHEMGETLKQTSGSPIITEAQDFSTCILDTDGGIVATGAYLVFHWGAAKKCLEAILEEYDEEDLNPGDGIIINHTNLGMPHKQDNGIVMPVFWEDEIVNWVWSASHIADIGGVSPGSFSPQVTDTFGEGITLPPTKLVKEGVVDEELKKVIQAQSRVPVMAFNDIRCFIGANNVARDRIHETLEENGLVQQKMYGEVSNVLTERAMRKRIEKLPDGTYTSVGWCENDGDRNKTYRIECQVIVEGDEMTIDLTNSDPQAPGPINTGPGAALGCSFTPIMLQLGYDLTLNSGLTEPVNVETREGTVPHVDEHGASGFGHLDAGHELCRLVTESLSEAIQMSEHEDIHDRAQAPYADDWSCETYAGVNQYGDPFAWLDMDGGGMGNGAQTVVDGLEAGGLSTQVGNRVSDIEWKEQSYPVIHLWRRLKENGGGPGKFRGGSGLDKAMTLWDAGSDELVGAFLAARFNLPPRGYGGGVAGSATKLIDYEDTDIKERWERGELPSAPDEFTPGSEHLTESKEAPHVMTDGKVVRHVIASGGGLGDPLTREPRRVAKDVSDGLVSVKAAKNAYGVILDDDGNVDQDATDARRDDIREQRLEEAEYPSN; encoded by the coding sequence ATGAGCCTCAAATCCACAGATGAACCGTCCGTCGAGGACGTCATGAACAACGACGAGCGGAAACGACTAGCCAGAGCGTGGGTCGACAGCGGCGACTTCGACCAGGTGACCGCGGAAGTCACCCAGATGCGCAACACGAACATTACGCACGAGATGGGTGAGACCCTCAAGCAGACGTCCGGGTCGCCGATCATTACCGAAGCGCAGGACTTCAGCACGTGCATCCTTGACACCGACGGCGGCATCGTCGCGACCGGGGCGTACCTCGTGTTCCACTGGGGTGCGGCGAAGAAGTGCCTGGAAGCGATCCTCGAGGAGTACGACGAGGAGGACCTGAACCCCGGTGACGGCATCATCATCAACCACACGAACTTGGGGATGCCCCACAAGCAGGACAACGGCATCGTCATGCCGGTGTTCTGGGAGGACGAGATCGTCAACTGGGTGTGGAGCGCCTCGCACATCGCCGACATCGGCGGCGTGTCGCCGGGTTCCTTCTCGCCGCAGGTGACGGATACATTCGGCGAGGGCATCACGCTCCCGCCGACGAAGCTCGTCAAGGAAGGCGTCGTCGACGAGGAGCTAAAGAAGGTCATCCAGGCCCAGAGTCGGGTGCCGGTGATGGCGTTCAACGACATCCGGTGTTTCATCGGCGCGAACAACGTCGCCCGCGACCGCATCCACGAGACGCTAGAGGAGAACGGGCTCGTCCAGCAGAAGATGTACGGCGAGGTCTCGAACGTCCTCACGGAGCGCGCGATGCGAAAGCGCATCGAGAAGCTCCCCGACGGCACGTACACGTCCGTCGGCTGGTGTGAGAACGACGGGGACCGGAACAAGACGTACCGGATCGAGTGCCAGGTCATCGTCGAGGGCGACGAGATGACGATCGACCTCACGAACAGCGACCCGCAGGCTCCCGGCCCAATCAACACCGGACCGGGGGCGGCGCTCGGGTGTTCGTTCACGCCGATCATGCTCCAGCTCGGGTACGACCTCACGCTGAACTCGGGGTTGACCGAGCCCGTGAACGTGGAGACACGCGAGGGCACGGTCCCGCACGTCGACGAGCACGGCGCGAGTGGGTTCGGGCACCTTGACGCCGGCCACGAGCTCTGCCGGCTCGTCACGGAGTCGCTCTCGGAGGCGATCCAGATGAGCGAACACGAGGACATCCACGACCGGGCGCAGGCGCCGTATGCGGACGACTGGTCGTGTGAGACGTACGCGGGCGTCAACCAGTACGGCGACCCGTTCGCGTGGCTGGACATGGACGGCGGCGGGATGGGCAACGGCGCCCAGACGGTTGTCGACGGCCTGGAGGCGGGTGGTCTGAGTACGCAGGTCGGGAATCGCGTGTCCGACATCGAGTGGAAGGAGCAGTCTTACCCCGTAATCCACCTGTGGCGTCGACTCAAGGAGAACGGCGGCGGTCCCGGGAAGTTCCGGGGTGGGAGCGGTCTGGATAAGGCGATGACGCTCTGGGACGCCGGGAGCGACGAGCTCGTCGGCGCGTTCCTCGCGGCTCGCTTCAACCTACCCCCGCGCGGGTACGGTGGCGGCGTCGCCGGGTCGGCGACGAAGCTCATCGACTACGAGGATACGGACATCAAGGAGCGCTGGGAGCGCGGCGAGTTGCCGTCGGCGCCCGACGAGTTCACGCCGGGGTCCGAGCACCTCACGGAGTCTAAGGAGGCCCCGCACGTCATGACCGATGGGAAAGTCGTCCGGCACGTCATCGCGTCCGGTGGCGGGCTCGGCGACCCGTTGACGCGCGAGCCGCGTCGCGTCGCGAAGGACGTGAGCGACGGTCTGGTATCGGTGAAAGCTGCGAAGAACGCGTACGGTGTGATACTCGACGACGACGGGAACGTCGACCAAGACGCGACGGACGCCCGACGGGACGACATCCGCGAACAGCGCCTCGAAGAGGCAGAGTACCCCAGTAACTAA
- a CDS encoding acetone carboxylase subunit gamma: MYLELVEDDGDRFLRCRECEEQICAVDDDYEDWRDHVPVRESEVADRMVDDFDMWVKRREEEDKAVMLEYYCPGCAVQLHSQTTLDTEKRPLQVDPDFL; this comes from the coding sequence ATGTACCTCGAGCTGGTCGAGGACGACGGCGACCGGTTCCTCCGGTGCCGGGAGTGCGAGGAACAGATCTGTGCGGTGGACGACGACTACGAGGACTGGCGCGACCACGTGCCGGTCCGCGAATCCGAGGTCGCGGACCGCATGGTCGACGACTTCGACATGTGGGTCAAGCGCCGCGAGGAGGAGGACAAGGCGGTGATGCTGGAGTACTACTGTCCAGGGTGTGCGGTCCAGTTGCACTCCCAGACGACGCTCGACACCGAGAAACGCCCCCTGCAGGTCGACCCCGACTTCCTCTAG
- a CDS encoding LeuA family protein, with the protein MVEFKDLTLREGSQVPDLRISDEQGRRVIESLARLDVSCVELSFPRAQERAGWYRHADDLGLRTAALARATPGDVDAALAVDPDEVEIIITSSDVQLEHALGKSRDEARALLVENVRRVTGAGTTAGATLMDAMRADVDFLVECARAAVDAGAAHVTLADTTGAGTTDRVHTVVAAVGDAIGDDAAVAIHTHDDMGVATANATTGVTAGATRVDATIGGIGERAGNAPLEEVAVYLTERGDDLHLDVDELVPAAQSVHQTLDVDVSPDKPVIGDRAYKHESGLHTAAMLREPWTYMPFDPSTYGASNQLLFGEETGRGAVRALLESLDVDATDESVAVALEEIHDRAARADGPLSLEETRELLTDRFGTDA; encoded by the coding sequence ATGGTCGAGTTCAAGGACCTCACCCTTAGGGAGGGGTCACAGGTTCCAGACCTTCGCATCTCCGACGAACAGGGCCGCCGCGTCATCGAGTCCCTCGCGCGCCTCGACGTATCTTGTGTCGAACTCTCCTTCCCACGTGCCCAAGAACGCGCCGGATGGTACCGCCACGCCGACGATCTCGGCCTCCGGACTGCCGCCCTGGCGCGCGCAACGCCCGGCGACGTTGACGCCGCGCTCGCCGTCGACCCCGACGAGGTCGAGATCATCATCACCAGTTCCGACGTACAACTCGAGCACGCCCTCGGGAAGTCCCGCGACGAGGCCAGAGCGCTCCTCGTGGAGAACGTCCGTCGCGTGACCGGAGCCGGGACGACCGCGGGCGCAACGCTGATGGACGCTATGCGCGCCGATGTCGACTTCCTCGTCGAGTGCGCCCGGGCCGCTGTCGACGCCGGCGCTGCCCACGTCACGCTCGCCGACACGACCGGCGCCGGGACGACCGACCGCGTCCACACCGTCGTCGCCGCCGTTGGGGACGCCATCGGTGACGACGCGGCCGTCGCCATCCACACCCACGACGACATGGGCGTAGCGACCGCGAACGCCACGACCGGCGTCACTGCCGGCGCCACCCGCGTCGACGCCACCATCGGTGGCATCGGCGAACGCGCCGGTAACGCCCCGCTTGAGGAGGTCGCCGTCTACCTCACCGAACGCGGCGACGATCTCCACCTCGACGTCGACGAACTCGTCCCCGCCGCACAAAGCGTCCACCAGACACTGGACGTCGACGTTTCGCCCGACAAACCGGTTATCGGCGACCGCGCGTACAAACACGAGAGCGGCCTCCACACGGCCGCGATGCTCCGAGAACCATGGACGTACATGCCGTTCGACCCGTCGACGTACGGCGCGTCGAATCAACTCCTCTTCGGCGAAGAGACCGGCCGCGGGGCCGTCCGCGCACTCCTCGAATCACTCGACGTTGACGCGACCGATGAATCAGTGGCCGTCGCGCTCGAAGAGATTCACGACCGCGCAGCACGCGCCGACGGCCCTCTGTCGCTCGAAGAGACCCGTGAACTACTCACCGACCGTTTCGGGACCGACGCCTAA
- a CDS encoding CaiB/BaiF CoA transferase family protein: protein MPSQQSAESATSAPPLSDLRVLELGNIVAGPFASSILADLGAEVVKVERPGTGDVIRSSGEEGQAIFAALNRNKRSVALDLKSEDGLESFYSLIEKADVFIENLGRGTPERLGIGYEDLRELNSELVYLSIKGFQTGPYGDRAGMDVVAEAMSGLMSVTGEPGRPPVRVGTSIADMGAALYGVMGVFLALRDRDRTGEGQRVDGTLFESAAHWMSYWITYADLSGHAPEPLGASHPSWGLYDVFETADGWFFVGVTTDRHWPAFCEATGLTDLEDDPRFATAADRRDNQDALYEVVQQEFRSRSRDALLDALNDANVPAAPVNDATDLLDDPGLEAANLLARFTPPGEDATETQTVLAPVIGERFGPSQYRSPPGVGEHTDEVLAEYGDSTEQPPGPQD, encoded by the coding sequence ATGCCGAGCCAGCAATCAGCGGAGAGTGCTACCAGTGCGCCTCCGCTATCCGACCTTAGGGTCCTCGAACTCGGAAACATCGTCGCGGGCCCCTTCGCCAGCTCCATCCTCGCGGACCTCGGTGCAGAAGTTGTGAAAGTCGAACGCCCCGGAACGGGTGACGTCATCCGGTCGTCGGGCGAGGAGGGGCAGGCCATCTTCGCAGCACTGAATCGGAACAAGCGTTCGGTCGCCCTTGACCTGAAAAGCGAGGATGGCCTCGAATCGTTCTACTCTCTGATTGAGAAAGCGGACGTGTTCATCGAGAACCTCGGCCGCGGCACACCAGAACGCCTCGGCATCGGCTACGAGGACCTCCGAGAGCTCAACTCCGAACTCGTCTACCTCTCCATCAAGGGCTTCCAGACGGGCCCGTACGGCGACCGCGCGGGCATGGATGTGGTCGCGGAGGCGATGTCCGGGCTGATGAGCGTCACCGGCGAACCGGGCCGCCCACCCGTCCGCGTCGGCACGTCCATCGCTGATATGGGCGCCGCCCTCTATGGCGTTATGGGCGTGTTCCTAGCGTTGCGCGACCGAGACCGCACCGGAGAGGGCCAGCGCGTCGACGGCACGCTCTTCGAGTCCGCGGCGCACTGGATGAGCTACTGGATCACGTATGCCGACCTTTCCGGGCACGCCCCGGAACCGCTCGGTGCGTCCCACCCGAGTTGGGGACTATACGACGTCTTCGAGACCGCAGACGGTTGGTTCTTTGTCGGCGTGACCACGGACAGACACTGGCCAGCGTTCTGCGAGGCAACCGGACTCACGGATCTCGAGGACGACCCGCGGTTCGCGACCGCCGCAGACCGACGTGACAACCAAGACGCGCTCTACGAGGTCGTCCAGCAGGAGTTCAGATCGCGGAGCCGCGACGCGCTTCTGGACGCGCTGAATGACGCGAACGTGCCTGCGGCGCCCGTCAACGACGCGACGGACCTCCTCGACGACCCCGGATTGGAGGCGGCGAACCTGCTGGCGCGGTTCACTCCACCGGGCGAGGACGCGACCGAGACCCAGACCGTGCTCGCACCAGTCATTGGGGAGCGATTCGGGCCATCGCAGTACCGTAGCCCACCGGGCGTCGGCGAGCACACTGACGAGGTGCTGGCGGAGTACGGCGATTCGACCGAGCAGCCGCCGGGCCCGCAGGACTGA